The following proteins are encoded in a genomic region of Planococcus lenghuensis:
- a CDS encoding arsenate reductase family protein gives MVTFYSYPKCSTCRKAKKWLDNHEVAYEEIHIVDSPPSKEEIRAFYQKSGLDLKKFFNTSGMKYRELGLKDRLKDMGEEEQLELLASDGKLIKRPLVVSGDQVTAGFKEETFSQAWK, from the coding sequence ATGGTGACATTTTATTCGTATCCGAAATGCAGCACATGCCGCAAAGCAAAAAAATGGCTGGACAATCATGAAGTGGCCTATGAAGAGATACATATTGTGGATTCGCCGCCTTCTAAAGAAGAGATCCGGGCCTTCTATCAAAAGAGCGGTCTGGATTTGAAGAAGTTTTTTAACACCAGCGGCATGAAGTACCGGGAGCTTGGTCTGAAAGATCGGTTGAAAGACATGGGTGAGGAAGAGCAGCTGGAGTTGCTGGCATCGGACGGCAAGCTGATAAAACGGCCGTTAGTCGTTAGCGGAGATCAGGTGACTGCAGGATTTAAGGAAGAGACATTCAGCCAGGCTTGGAAATGA
- the gcvH gene encoding glycine cleavage system protein GcvH — MSVPTELRYSKEHEWVKAENGTARIGITQFAQEELGDIVFVELPQVGDELTKNEPFGSVESVKTVSELYAPVSGKVVEVNSGLEDSPEQVNESPYEQAWMVVVELSDETELEELMDSDAYNEMIAG; from the coding sequence ATGAGCGTACCAACAGAACTTCGTTATTCAAAAGAACATGAATGGGTGAAAGCTGAAAACGGGACTGCCCGGATTGGCATCACACAGTTTGCACAGGAAGAATTGGGAGATATCGTATTTGTTGAGCTTCCTCAAGTGGGCGATGAATTGACTAAAAACGAACCATTCGGCAGCGTCGAATCGGTAAAAACAGTTTCTGAGCTGTATGCACCTGTAAGCGGCAAAGTCGTTGAAGTGAACAGCGGGCTGGAAGACAGTCCTGAACAGGTCAACGAATCGCCATATGAGCAGGCGTGGATGGTTGTGGTGGAACTTTCAGATGAAACGGAACTGGAAGAGCTGATGGATTCAGATGCTTACAATGAAATGATTGCAGGATAA
- a CDS encoding toprim domain-containing protein produces MDKVIIVEGRSDKTRIEPLIAEPVTILCTNGTVSAVRLEELLAPYEGLDLIVLVDADKSGESLRKLFKKVFPEARHAYIDRSYKEVAATPVRILLDVLIGANVRVNTL; encoded by the coding sequence ATGGATAAAGTGATCATTGTCGAAGGACGCTCGGACAAGACGAGAATCGAGCCGCTCATCGCTGAACCGGTGACGATTCTCTGCACGAACGGCACTGTAAGCGCAGTCCGGCTTGAGGAATTACTTGCTCCTTATGAGGGATTGGATCTGATTGTGCTCGTGGATGCGGACAAGTCTGGGGAATCACTTAGAAAACTGTTCAAAAAGGTGTTCCCGGAAGCGCGTCATGCCTATATCGACCGGTCTTACAAAGAAGTGGCGGCAACACCGGTCCGGATTCTTCTGGACGTGCTGATTGGTGCTAATGTCCGAGTGAATACGCTTTAA
- a CDS encoding thioredoxin family protein has protein sequence MEEWTHQEWMKTKNKSRYTAFYLYTPMCGTCQVASRMLHIVKEMLPSLTLGKANLNYVQEVAELYQVESVPCLLLTKDGKLQEKVYAFQSVPFLYEKLKTFDR, from the coding sequence ATGGAAGAATGGACCCACCAGGAGTGGATGAAAACAAAAAATAAAAGCAGATATACTGCGTTTTATTTATATACACCAATGTGCGGAACTTGTCAGGTGGCTTCCCGGATGCTGCATATAGTCAAGGAAATGCTGCCGTCTCTGACACTCGGTAAAGCAAACCTGAACTACGTCCAGGAAGTAGCGGAGTTGTATCAAGTGGAAAGTGTTCCTTGTCTGCTGCTGACTAAAGACGGCAAATTGCAGGAAAAGGTCTATGCGTTTCAATCCGTACCTTTTCTTTATGAAAAACTAAAAACGT